In Nitrospirota bacterium, one DNA window encodes the following:
- a CDS encoding YkgJ family cysteine cluster protein codes for MSKMDAVVKTKLSLGSKFKFRCHKDIKCFTKCCSNIDILLTPYDVLRLKKRLGLSSEEFLDKYTYMKVDDNSSHPYAMLMMNNDKERKCPFVTEEGCSVYADRPANCRYYPVGQGTLKVDGKNGPVDEEFYFLINEAHCLGFEEDKEWTVASWRNDQEVDKYDEVNREWKSIQMRKNLPNEPGLDEKKQFQFYMASYDLDRFRRYIFESRFLDIFDIDKTVVEDIRNNDVALIKFGAMYIKYVMMLEQSLKVKDEHLTKKDSSGK; via the coding sequence ATGTCAAAGATGGATGCTGTTGTCAAAACCAAACTTTCGCTTGGTTCCAAATTCAAATTCAGATGCCATAAGGATATCAAGTGTTTTACAAAATGCTGCAGCAATATAGATATACTCCTTACTCCATATGATGTACTGAGGCTGAAGAAGAGGCTCGGCCTGTCTTCAGAAGAGTTTCTGGACAAGTATACATATATGAAGGTCGATGATAATTCTTCGCACCCTTACGCCATGCTTATGATGAATAATGACAAGGAGAGAAAGTGCCCTTTTGTCACAGAGGAAGGATGCAGTGTTTATGCAGACCGGCCGGCAAACTGCCGTTATTATCCTGTAGGGCAGGGCACGCTCAAGGTTGACGGCAAGAACGGGCCTGTTGATGAAGAGTTTTATTTTTTAATTAATGAGGCTCACTGCCTTGGTTTTGAAGAGGATAAAGAATGGACTGTCGCTTCCTGGAGAAATGACCAGGAGGTTGATAAGTATGATGAGGTCAACAGAGAGTGGAAGTCCATCCAGATGAGAAAGAACCTCCCGAATGAACCGGGGCTCGATGAAAAGAAGCAGTTCCAGTTCTACATGGCGAGCTATGACCTCGACAGGTTTAGAAGATATATCTTTGAAAGCAGGTTCCTCGATATCTTTGATATAGATAAAACTGTTGTTGAAGATATCAGGAATAATGATGTGGCGCTTATCAAATTCGGCGCCATGTATATCAAGTATGTGATGATGCTTGAGCAGTCGCTTAAGGTAAAGGACGAGCATTTAACTAAAAAAGACAGTTCCGGTAAATAA
- a CDS encoding XRE family transcriptional regulator, with protein MKKTNFDRYMEEQMKDSAFAARFKDAGEAWDVALQITALREQAGLSQKDLAKILKTSQQQISRLESPNYEGHSLSALRRVAEALHAKVRVIFEPEKKGSGMRVAEVGVTYHSKRSKAKRT; from the coding sequence ATGAAAAAAACAAATTTCGATCGTTACATGGAAGAGCAGATGAAGGATTCGGCATTTGCCGCCCGCTTTAAAGACGCTGGCGAGGCATGGGATGTTGCTCTGCAGATTACTGCACTCCGCGAGCAGGCCGGGCTTTCACAGAAAGATTTAGCGAAGATACTCAAGACATCACAACAGCAGATCAGCCGACTGGAGTCTCCAAACTACGAAGGACACTCCCTCAGCGCCCTGCGCCGTGTTGCCGAAGCACTTCATGCCAAAGTCCGCGTCATATTCGAGCCGGAGAAAAAAGGGAGCGGGATGCGCGTAGCTGAAGTTGGCGTAACGTACCATTCCAAACGCTCCAAAGCTAAACGGACATAA
- a CDS encoding serine hydroxymethyltransferase, whose protein sequence is MSELQKADPEIYDAIVNEIRREKEQLILIASENYASRAVMEAQGTVFTNKYAEGYPGRRYYGGCEYVDIAETLAINRAKELFGAEHVNVQPHSGTQANMAVYCAMLKPGDKILGMSLSHGGHLSHGSHVNFSGIVYEGSSYGVGKKTGTINYNEVRKIAKKIKPKIIVAGASAYSRIIDFKKLSKIAVECKAYLMADIAHISGLVAAGVHPSPVPYADFVTSTTHKTLRGPRGGLIMCKEQYAKQIDKMVFPGIQGGPLMHVIAAKAVALKEALSPGFKHYQIQIVKNAKELSGALIERGFKIISGGTDTHLMLIDLTNKKISGKDAETALDLAGITLNKNAIPHDKLPPAITSGIRIGTPTVTTRGMKEPEMIIIAGLIDSVLQAPNDKDNIRRVRDKVKALCRKFPAYSDLKV, encoded by the coding sequence ATGTCTGAATTGCAGAAGGCCGATCCCGAGATATACGACGCGATAGTCAATGAGATCAGGAGAGAGAAAGAGCAGCTTATACTGATAGCCTCTGAGAACTATGCCAGCAGGGCTGTCATGGAGGCTCAGGGCACAGTCTTTACAAATAAATATGCAGAGGGATATCCCGGCAGGCGGTATTACGGCGGATGTGAATATGTTGATATAGCTGAAACACTTGCCATTAACAGGGCCAAGGAACTCTTCGGCGCCGAGCATGTCAATGTTCAGCCTCATTCCGGCACACAGGCTAATATGGCTGTCTACTGCGCGATGTTAAAGCCCGGAGATAAAATACTTGGCATGAGCCTCAGCCACGGCGGCCATCTCTCTCACGGCTCACATGTAAACTTTTCAGGGATCGTTTATGAAGGATCTTCTTACGGAGTCGGCAAAAAGACCGGGACTATAAATTACAATGAGGTAAGAAAGATAGCGAAGAAGATCAAGCCGAAGATCATTGTTGCAGGCGCCAGCGCGTATTCAAGGATAATCGATTTTAAGAAGCTGTCAAAAATTGCCGTAGAATGCAAGGCGTATCTGATGGCTGATATAGCACATATCTCCGGCCTTGTTGCCGCAGGGGTTCATCCTTCACCCGTTCCTTACGCGGACTTTGTCACGTCTACCACGCACAAAACCCTTAGAGGGCCGAGAGGCGGGCTGATCATGTGCAAAGAGCAGTACGCCAAGCAGATAGACAAGATGGTATTCCCTGGCATTCAGGGCGGCCCGTTGATGCATGTCATTGCCGCTAAGGCGGTTGCTTTAAAAGAGGCGTTATCTCCGGGCTTCAAGCACTATCAGATACAGATAGTCAAGAATGCAAAAGAGTTAAGCGGAGCCCTGATAGAGAGAGGCTTCAAGATAATATCAGGCGGGACAGATACGCACCTTATGCTTATTGACCTTACCAACAAGAAGATATCAGGCAAAGATGCGGAGACAGCGCTTGACCTTGCAGGTATCACTCTTAATAAAAATGCTATCCCTCATGACAAGCTTCCGCCTGCAATAACAAGCGGTATCAGGATCGGGACTCCTACGGTGACCACCCGCGGCATGAAAGAGCCTGAGATGATAATTATCGCAGGCCTGATAGACTCAGTGCTGCAGGCACCAAATGACAAAGATAATATCAGGCGTGTCAGAGATAAGGTCAAGGCTTTATGCAGGAAGTTTCCTGCGTACAGCGACCTGAAGGTTTAA
- the nrdR gene encoding transcriptional repressor NrdR: MKCPFCGFVEDKVIDSRSSKEADVIRRRRECLKCASRFTSYERIEEILPLVVKKDGRREAFDRQKIIHGLEKACEKRPVSVEKWEALTARIEKKLQALGEKEIPSSLIGEEIMSGLKDIDEVAYVRFASVYRQFKDIKEFMEEIKDLYFHK; this comes from the coding sequence ATGAAGTGCCCTTTCTGTGGTTTTGTCGAAGACAAGGTTATCGACTCCCGTTCAAGCAAAGAGGCCGATGTCATAAGGCGCAGGCGGGAATGCCTGAAGTGCGCAAGCCGTTTTACGAGTTATGAGCGCATAGAGGAGATACTTCCGCTTGTGGTCAAGAAAGACGGCAGGCGCGAGGCCTTTGACAGGCAGAAGATCATACACGGCCTTGAAAAGGCCTGCGAGAAGAGGCCTGTCAGCGTCGAGAAATGGGAAGCCCTTACAGCAAGGATCGAAAAGAAACTCCAGGCGCTCGGCGAGAAGGAGATACCGAGTTCCCTCATCGGAGAAGAGATAATGTCTGGGCTTAAAGATATAGATGAGGTGGCTTATGTGCGGTTTGCATCGGTCTACCGCCAGTTCAAAGATATAAAAGAGTTCATGGAAGAGATAAAGGATCTTTATTTTCATAAATAA
- a CDS encoding dephospho-CoA kinase, giving the protein MPTIGLTGGFGTGKSTVLKHFKKLGAHTVDSDKLVADILKRPVIINKLAKILGKEITQKRNGKLILIKSRIAKIIFADPEKRKAVEKIIHPEVLKEIKAITKKIYSKDRTATIVIEVPLLFETGFDKYFDKTVVVYCNREIAIERLMEKDFSKEEILKRIRAQMPLSRKKKLADYSINNNS; this is encoded by the coding sequence ATGCCTACCATAGGACTGACAGGCGGATTCGGAACAGGCAAATCAACTGTGCTGAAGCACTTCAAAAAGCTCGGCGCGCATACCGTTGACAGCGATAAACTTGTAGCTGATATTCTCAAACGTCCGGTTATCATTAATAAGCTTGCTAAAATACTTGGCAAAGAGATAACTCAAAAAAGAAACGGCAAACTTATCCTGATAAAAAGCCGTATTGCCAAGATCATCTTTGCTGACCCTGAAAAAAGAAAGGCAGTTGAAAAGATCATTCACCCTGAAGTGCTGAAAGAGATCAAGGCCATCACTAAGAAAATTTACAGTAAAGACAGAACAGCAACCATCGTCATTGAAGTCCCTCTGCTATTTGAGACCGGCTTTGATAAGTATTTTGACAAGACAGTTGTCGTGTACTGCAACAGAGAAATTGCAATTGAGAGGCTCATGGAGAAAGACTTTTCAAAAGAAGAAATCCTCAAACGCATCCGCGCACAGATGCCGCTCTCCAGAAAAAAGAAGTTGGCTGATTATTCGATTAATAACAATAGCTAA
- a CDS encoding alcohol dehydrogenase catalytic domain-containing protein, with protein MKVAVYYNNKDVRIEERPIPKIGQGEILVRVVASGICGSDVMEWYRVKKAPRVLGHEITGYIAEVGDGVDDYNVGQRVFVSHHVPCNTCQYCLSGAHTACDTLHNTNYDPGGFSEYIRIPKINVQNGVYVLPDDMTYEEGTFIEPLACVMRGQRLAGLKPGKSVLVIGSGISGLMHVKLARASGAGRIFATDINEYRLNAAKRFGADAVFNAKDNIHDRIKDANDGHLADLVIVCAGALQASLDGIKCVERGGTVLFFAVPEPEVMVPVPMNDLWRNEITLMTSYGAGPDDLQMSIDIMRGKRISFSDMITHRLPLEKAQDGFRLVAEAKESIKVILEPDINC; from the coding sequence ATGAAAGTTGCAGTTTATTACAACAACAAAGACGTCAGAATAGAAGAAAGGCCGATCCCGAAGATCGGGCAGGGAGAGATACTCGTGCGTGTTGTCGCCAGCGGTATCTGCGGAAGTGATGTTATGGAATGGTACCGCGTCAAGAAGGCGCCGCGCGTTCTCGGCCATGAGATTACCGGATATATCGCAGAGGTCGGCGACGGTGTTGACGATTACAATGTCGGGCAGAGGGTCTTTGTCTCCCATCATGTCCCATGTAATACATGCCAGTACTGCCTCAGCGGCGCTCATACAGCGTGCGACACTCTTCACAACACCAACTATGACCCCGGCGGATTTTCCGAGTACATCCGCATTCCAAAGATCAATGTTCAGAACGGTGTATATGTTCTGCCTGATGATATGACCTATGAAGAAGGAACCTTTATCGAACCGCTTGCCTGCGTTATGCGCGGGCAGAGGCTCGCAGGACTGAAGCCGGGCAAGAGTGTTCTGGTCATTGGAAGCGGCATATCCGGGCTGATGCATGTAAAACTTGCACGGGCGAGCGGCGCAGGCAGAATTTTCGCAACTGATATAAATGAGTATCGTCTCAATGCCGCAAAGAGGTTTGGCGCTGATGCTGTCTTTAATGCTAAAGATAACATTCATGACCGTATCAAAGATGCCAATGACGGACATCTTGCCGATCTCGTGATAGTATGCGCAGGCGCGCTTCAGGCATCGCTTGACGGGATCAAATGTGTAGAGCGCGGAGGAACAGTACTCTTCTTTGCCGTGCCGGAGCCTGAGGTGATGGTGCCTGTCCCGATGAATGATCTCTGGAGAAATGAGATAACGCTCATGACCTCATACGGCGCAGGGCCTGATGACCTTCAGATGTCGATAGATATTATGCGCGGCAAGAGGATATCTTTCAGCGATATGATCACCCACAGGCTGCCGCTTGAAAAAGCGCAGGATGGATTCAGGCTTGTTGCAGAGGCAAAAGAGTCTATAAAGGTCATTCTTGAGCCGGATATAAATTGCTAA
- the lsrF gene encoding 3-hydroxy-5-phosphonooxypentane-2,4-dione thiolase, whose amino-acid sequence MDWGMENRLAQIIKPDGRCFFLPIDHGYFLGPTSKLEKPGETIKPLLPYADALFVTRGVLRNAIDPVKTKPIILRVSGGTSVVGEDLANEGLTTSIEEMIRLNVSAVGMSIFVGTPYEKETLLNLAQLVNECEDFGIPVMAVTAVGKELEKRDARYLGLCCRIAAELGARVVKTYWCKDFDKVVNGCPVPVVMAGGPKCETELEVMEFVYDGLQKGAIGINLGRNVWQHQYPVAMMKALHAVVHKKATPKEANDIFNEIKNKK is encoded by the coding sequence ATGGATTGGGGAATGGAAAACAGACTCGCACAGATAATCAAGCCTGACGGCCGCTGCTTCTTCCTGCCTATAGACCACGGTTATTTTCTGGGGCCTACATCAAAACTTGAGAAGCCGGGCGAGACGATAAAACCGCTCCTGCCTTACGCAGATGCACTCTTCGTTACAAGAGGCGTGCTGCGAAACGCTATTGATCCTGTTAAGACCAAGCCGATCATTCTCAGGGTTTCAGGAGGCACAAGTGTTGTCGGCGAAGACCTTGCAAATGAGGGGCTCACTACATCCATAGAAGAGATGATACGCTTGAACGTCTCTGCCGTAGGGATGTCCATTTTTGTCGGAACTCCATACGAGAAAGAGACGCTTCTTAATCTGGCACAGCTCGTCAATGAGTGTGAAGACTTTGGCATACCTGTAATGGCTGTTACCGCTGTCGGGAAAGAGCTTGAGAAGAGGGATGCGCGTTATCTCGGCCTCTGCTGCAGGATCGCTGCTGAGCTTGGCGCCAGGGTTGTAAAGACTTACTGGTGCAAGGATTTTGATAAGGTAGTTAACGGCTGCCCTGTACCTGTTGTTATGGCAGGCGGGCCGAAGTGCGAGACAGAGCTTGAGGTGATGGAGTTTGTTTATGACGGCCTTCAGAAAGGCGCCATCGGAATAAACCTCGGCAGGAATGTCTGGCAGCATCAATACCCGGTTGCGATGATGAAGGCGCTGCATGCGGTTGTCCACAAGAAGGCGACACCTAAAGAAGCAAATGATATCTTCAATGAGATAAAGAATAAGAAGTAA
- a CDS encoding ATP-dependent Clp protease ATP-binding subunit codes for MFEKFTEKGRKVIINARDEAEKRQNDYLGTEHLLLGLLKDEDGLPLIILKKMGISVGELRIEVERNLPASSSVLAFGDIPFTPRAKKVLELAVEEARLLGHSYIGSEHLLTGLIREDEGIAGKILRSLGANLLAARQLAINLSIRGVQQAVKDKKSKTPALDEFGRDMTQLARRGKLDPVIGRTNEIERVLQILGRRLKNNPVIIGDPGVGKTAIVEGLAQRIINKDVPENLYNKRIVSLDLGALIAGTKYRGQFEERLKLLMKEITQSDNIILFIDELHTLVGAGAAEGSVDASNMLKPALSNGEIQCIGATTSDEYRKYIEKDGAFERRFQPIFVQPPSVEETIDMLNGLKSNYELHHKIKISDEAIKACVNLSDRYITARSLPDKAVDVLDETGARMKLKMFMMSPELRELESELKKVNKEKGLYIKIHDFEKGAAAKKEEDRIRELYDSLLEKWRENQQNETPVVYEDDIAYTVSKITGIPLYRLEENESEKLLRMEEELHRSIVAQDDAVNVISKAIRRSRAGLKARKRPIGSFFFLGPTGVGKTELAKSLAKFLFNDENALIKVDMSEYMEKFNVSRLTGAPPGYVGYEESGQLTETVRRRPYSVILFDEIEKAHPDVFNVLLQVLDEGVLTDNLGRKVDFKHTIIIMTSNVGTRFTDNMTPLGFQNAAPEDKYKEIKDRVLSELKQKFNPEFLNRIDDIVVFHQLEKSHLVKIVDLLMIELNKQLIEQDITVELSDDTIEWLIDNNYQTAYGARPMRRAIQKYIEDPLSEEILRGRFRELKNIRVIIEDGRPVFIESGLEALVSS; via the coding sequence ATGTTTGAAAAGTTCACGGAAAAAGGCAGAAAGGTCATTATCAATGCCCGGGACGAGGCTGAGAAACGTCAAAACGACTACCTCGGTACCGAGCACCTTCTCTTGGGCCTTCTCAAAGATGAGGACGGGCTCCCTTTAATTATCCTCAAGAAGATGGGAATTTCTGTGGGCGAACTGCGGATCGAAGTTGAGCGTAACCTTCCCGCAAGCTCCAGTGTCCTCGCCTTTGGTGATATACCCTTTACGCCACGAGCTAAAAAGGTGCTCGAACTTGCGGTAGAAGAAGCCCGTCTTCTGGGCCACAGTTATATCGGAAGCGAACATCTTTTGACAGGCCTTATCAGGGAAGATGAGGGCATCGCGGGGAAGATACTCAGAAGCCTGGGCGCTAACCTTCTCGCAGCCCGCCAGTTGGCCATTAACCTGTCAATACGCGGAGTGCAGCAGGCTGTCAAGGACAAGAAGAGCAAGACACCCGCACTTGATGAATTCGGAAGGGATATGACCCAGCTCGCAAGAAGGGGCAAGCTTGATCCGGTTATCGGCAGAACCAATGAGATAGAGAGGGTGCTTCAGATATTGGGGCGGAGGCTCAAAAACAACCCTGTCATTATAGGAGATCCCGGAGTTGGAAAGACCGCTATTGTTGAGGGGCTTGCCCAAAGGATAATCAACAAAGACGTTCCTGAGAACCTTTATAACAAGAGGATAGTAAGCCTTGATCTCGGCGCTCTGATAGCAGGCACCAAGTACAGGGGACAGTTTGAGGAGAGGCTGAAGCTTCTGATGAAGGAGATAACCCAATCCGACAATATAATACTCTTCATCGATGAACTTCATACCCTCGTTGGTGCAGGCGCAGCAGAAGGTTCTGTCGACGCGTCTAATATGCTTAAACCGGCTCTGTCAAACGGCGAGATCCAGTGCATCGGCGCCACGACATCTGATGAGTACAGGAAATATATTGAAAAGGACGGCGCCTTTGAGCGGCGTTTCCAGCCGATATTCGTTCAGCCTCCTTCTGTTGAGGAAACAATTGACATGCTTAACGGCCTGAAGAGTAACTATGAATTGCATCACAAAATTAAAATAAGTGATGAGGCCATCAAGGCATGTGTCAACCTTTCAGACAGATATATTACCGCCAGATCGCTTCCTGATAAGGCTGTGGATGTACTTGACGAGACAGGCGCAAGGATGAAACTGAAGATGTTCATGATGTCTCCGGAGCTCAGGGAACTTGAATCTGAGCTTAAAAAAGTCAATAAAGAAAAAGGCCTGTATATTAAGATCCACGATTTTGAAAAGGGTGCCGCTGCCAAGAAAGAGGAAGACAGGATAAGGGAACTCTATGACAGCCTTCTTGAAAAATGGCGTGAGAACCAGCAAAATGAGACCCCTGTCGTATATGAGGATGATATAGCATACACGGTATCAAAGATCACAGGCATCCCGCTTTACAGGCTTGAAGAGAATGAGTCTGAGAAGCTTCTCCGCATGGAGGAAGAGCTTCATAGAAGCATAGTCGCGCAGGATGATGCCGTTAATGTTATTTCAAAGGCGATAAGGCGCTCACGCGCGGGGTTGAAGGCAAGGAAGCGTCCAATAGGTTCCTTCTTCTTCCTCGGCCCTACAGGAGTGGGAAAGACAGAGCTTGCCAAGTCTTTGGCGAAATTCCTTTTTAATGATGAGAATGCGCTGATAAAAGTTGATATGTCTGAATATATGGAGAAGTTCAATGTCTCCAGGCTGACAGGCGCGCCTCCCGGATATGTAGGTTATGAGGAGAGCGGCCAGCTTACAGAGACTGTAAGGAGGAGGCCCTATTCAGTAATCCTCTTTGACGAGATCGAGAAGGCTCATCCTGATGTCTTTAATGTGCTTTTGCAGGTGCTTGACGAAGGTGTGCTTACTGATAATCTCGGGAGGAAAGTTGATTTCAAGCACACGATAATAATAATGACATCAAATGTAGGCACCAGGTTCACCGATAATATGACGCCGCTCGGTTTTCAGAACGCTGCTCCAGAAGATAAATACAAAGAGATCAAAGACAGGGTTCTCAGCGAGCTTAAACAAAAATTCAATCCGGAGTTCCTGAACCGCATTGATGATATTGTGGTCTTTCATCAGCTTGAGAAATCACATCTTGTAAAGATCGTTGACCTTCTGATGATAGAACTCAATAAGCAGCTTATTGAGCAGGACATCACGGTAGAACTGAGCGATGATACCATAGAGTGGCTGATCGACAATAATTATCAAACAGCTTACGGCGCAAGGCCTATGAGAAGGGCGATCCAGAAGTATATAGAAGACCCCCTGTCAGAAGAGATACTCAGGGGAAGATTCAGGGAATTGAAGAATATCAGGGTTATTATTGAAGACGGCAGGCCTGTTTTTATTGAGAGCGGCCTTGAAGCGCTTGTATCCAGCTAA
- a CDS encoding sugar kinase: MSLLVVGSVAFDAVKTPFGEVDEALGGSATYFSTASSYFTDVAVVAVVGTDFPEKHLTSLKSHGINIDGIERKEGKTFRWKGEYGYELNEAKTLDTQLNVFESFKPNLPESYRNRKVVFLANIDPDLQRDVLSQVNEPALVACDTMNFWISGKKDSLIKTLKSVDILLINDGEARQLANEPNLVKAAGIIMKMGPTTLVIKRGEYGALMFTGKEIFAAPAYPLEAVFDPTGAGDSFAGGFMGYLTNTMNFEPANIRKAIIFGSVMASFNVESFSLDRLKTLDYPEIEARYREFKRLTHFEDLG, from the coding sequence ATGTCATTACTCGTTGTAGGTTCTGTCGCATTTGATGCTGTTAAGACACCATTCGGTGAAGTTGATGAGGCATTAGGCGGTTCAGCAACATACTTCTCAACAGCCTCAAGCTACTTCACGGATGTTGCTGTTGTTGCGGTTGTGGGTACTGACTTTCCTGAAAAGCACCTTACATCCTTAAAGAGTCATGGCATAAACATTGATGGCATCGAACGGAAAGAGGGCAAGACCTTCAGGTGGAAGGGCGAATACGGTTATGAATTAAATGAGGCAAAGACGCTTGATACACAGCTTAATGTCTTTGAATCATTCAAGCCGAACCTGCCTGAAAGCTACAGGAACCGCAAGGTCGTCTTTCTTGCTAACATAGACCCTGACCTTCAGAGAGATGTCCTCAGCCAGGTTAATGAGCCCGCGCTCGTTGCCTGCGACACAATGAACTTCTGGATCAGCGGGAAGAAGGACTCACTCATTAAAACGCTTAAGAGCGTTGACATACTTCTAATCAATGACGGCGAAGCAAGGCAGCTTGCGAATGAGCCGAACCTTGTGAAGGCCGCAGGTATAATCATGAAGATGGGGCCGACAACGCTTGTAATAAAGCGCGGTGAATACGGCGCACTGATGTTCACGGGCAAGGAGATATTCGCAGCGCCTGCATATCCTCTTGAGGCGGTATTCGATCCCACAGGCGCAGGCGACAGCTTCGCAGGCGGCTTCATGGGTTATCTCACCAACACGATGAACTTTGAGCCTGCAAACATCCGCAAAGCGATAATCTTCGGCAGCGTCATGGCATCATTCAATGTAGAATCATTCAGCCTGGACAGGCTCAAGACACTTGATTATCCTGAGATAGAAGCGCGGTACAGAGAGTTCAAGAGGCTGACGCATTTTGAGGATTTAGGGTAG
- the rpiB gene encoding ribose 5-phosphate isomerase B — MIVAIGCDHAGVTLKDALLPALDKLELSCEDVGTKDEESVDYPDFGAKAAEMVSSGKAERGILICGTGIGMSIVANKFPGIRAALCHDVDSARMSRLHNDANMLILPGRSLDNKTAFEIVRVWFQTDFEGGRHQRRLDKIKAIEDKLLCR, encoded by the coding sequence ATGATCGTTGCAATTGGCTGTGACCATGCCGGAGTTACATTGAAAGACGCGCTGCTGCCTGCGCTTGATAAACTTGAATTAAGCTGTGAGGATGTCGGCACTAAAGATGAGGAGTCAGTTGATTATCCTGATTTCGGAGCTAAAGCTGCTGAGATGGTCTCAAGCGGCAAGGCGGAAAGAGGGATACTTATTTGCGGGACAGGTATCGGGATGTCGATCGTGGCGAATAAATTCCCGGGCATAAGAGCTGCGCTCTGCCATGATGTTGATTCTGCAAGGATGAGCAGGCTGCATAATGACGCGAACATGCTGATACTTCCTGGAAGGTCATTGGATAATAAGACCGCATTTGAGATTGTCAGGGTCTGGTTTCAGACCGATTTTGAGGGCGGACGCCACCAGAGAAGGCTTGATAAAATAAAAGCGATAGAGGATAAACTGCTATGCCGTTAA
- the amrB gene encoding AmmeMemoRadiSam system protein B: MIRKPAVAGSFYPSSPSDLTEEVNGYVVHDAVKDKAIGIVSPHAGLMYSGAVAGAVYSRIKFPSTFIILSPNHTGLGSAVSMMASGEWQLPTGSLKIDEGLAKKILKASSLVEEDTLAHTMEHSIEVQLPFIIHFSSEVNIVPVTIMSDSAESCRMLGESLADAIHDTDYPVTIIASSDMSHYEEDSVARAKDNMAIQKIMSLDAEGLYRTVKKEHISMCGYAPVTAMLHAANRLGAKEARLVKYMTSGDVSGDYKHVVGYAGVIVK; encoded by the coding sequence ATGATAAGGAAACCAGCTGTTGCAGGCAGTTTTTACCCCTCATCTCCGTCAGATCTCACAGAAGAAGTGAACGGGTATGTGGTTCATGACGCGGTTAAGGACAAAGCGATCGGGATAGTATCTCCGCATGCCGGGCTCATGTATTCCGGCGCCGTCGCAGGCGCGGTCTATTCAAGGATAAAATTCCCAAGTACCTTCATTATCCTCAGTCCTAACCACACCGGCCTTGGAAGCGCTGTCTCCATGATGGCTTCAGGTGAATGGCAGCTGCCCACAGGCAGCCTGAAGATAGACGAGGGCCTTGCAAAGAAAATATTAAAAGCTTCGAGCCTTGTTGAAGAAGATACGCTCGCACATACGATGGAACACTCTATAGAGGTACAGCTTCCTTTTATCATCCATTTTTCATCAGAGGTGAATATCGTGCCTGTCACGATCATGTCTGATTCGGCTGAGTCATGCAGGATGTTGGGAGAGAGCCTTGCCGATGCCATACATGATACGGATTATCCGGTCACGATCATTGCAAGCTCAGACATGAGCCATTACGAGGAAGACTCTGTTGCCCGCGCAAAGGACAATATGGCGATTCAAAAGATCATGAGCCTTGATGCCGAAGGCCTTTACAGGACAGTGAAAAAAGAACACATCTCAATGTGCGGGTATGCCCCTGTAACGGCCATGCTTCATGCTGCCAACAGATTAGGCGCAAAAGAGGCGCGCCTTGTCAAGTACATGACCTCCGGTGATGTCAGCGGTGACTATAAGCACGTTGTAGGATACGCCGGGGTTATAGTAAAATAA